The genome window TTATATAATAGAGAAATGAATATTTTTGGAGGAGATCAGGATGAAATTTCGACCATGCATCGACATACATAACGGTAAGGTGAAACAGATTGTGGGAGGGAGCCTAAAGGATCAGGGCGACCAGGCGGATACGAATTATGAATCCAGGCAGGGTGCAGCGTATTATGCGAAGCTGTATCGGAGGGATCATTTGACTGGGGGGCACATTATTCTGCTGAACCCGGCCTCTTCGCCGTATTATGAGGAGACGAGGGCGCAGGCGCTTGCGGCCCTTAGCGCGTATCCCGGGGGCCTGCAGATCGGCGGCGGGATTACGGCGGAGAAAGCCGGAGAGTATTTGGCTGCGGGGGCGTCCCATGTGATCGTGACTTCCTATGTGTTTCAGAATGGGAACATAAACTGGGAGCATTTAAAACGGCTCACGGATGCGGTGGGCCGGGAGCATGTTGTGCTGGATCTCAGCTGCCGCAGGAAGCCGGACGGAGAATACTATATCGTGACGGACCGCTGGCAGAAGTTTACCGATGTGAGAGTAAGTGAGGAAGTGATGGAGACTCTGGCGGAATATTGTGATGAATTTCTGATACACGGGGTAGATGTGGAAGGCAGATCGGCAGGGGCGCCGGAGGAATTGGTCAGGCTCCTTGCCGCGCATAGAATCAGGAAGATTACGTATGCCGGAGGAATCGGAAGCATGGAAGATCTTAAGCGATTTGAGGAATGCTCCGGGGGCAGACTGGATTTTACGATCGGAAGTGCACTGGATATTTTCGGAGGAACGATCTCTTATGCAGCGCTCGTACAGAGGGAGTCGGAGTGTGAACAGGATAAGAAGAGTTTGTGAATAGTTAATAAACTCATTGAAGAAACGGGTAAATAGTGTTAAAATGTGGAATGAATCTATTTTTGTGTGGAGTTTTTCTGCGCATATATAAGATATCAAGCATACCTGAGTGAACGTCCGGTGGACATTCATCTCGGTTGCCAAGCATGCCTGAGTGAATGTCCGGTGGACATTCATCTCGGTAGAATGGGAACCGGTGCAGATATCTGACCGGTATAGTTTTTGAGTAAGGAGTTAGGACATGGGCTTTTTCGAAAAAATATTTGGAACACATAGTGAAAATGAGTTGAAGAGGATTTATCCGATCGTTGATCACATTGAGGCGCTGGAACCAGAGATCAAGAAGCTCTCCGATGCAGAACTTGCGGGGAAGACCCGGGAATTTAAGGAACGTCTGGCTAAGGGCGAGACACTGGATGACATTCTTCCGGAGGCATTTGCGGTAGTTCGTGAGGCGTCAGTTCGTACGATCGGGCTTCGGCATTTCCGGGTGCAGCTGATCGGCGGCGTGATCCTTCATCAGGGAAGAATCGCGGAGATGAAGACCGGTGAAGGTAAGACACTGGTATCCACTCTGCCGGCATATTTGAATGCGCTGACCGGAGATGGCGTGTGCATCGTAACGGTGAATGACTACCTGGCAAAGCGTGATGCCGAGTGGATGGGACAGATTCATGAATTTCTGGGGCTGACGGTAGGCGTGGTCCTGAACTCCATGAACAATGACGAGAGACGCGCGGCCTATAATTGTGATATCACGTATGTTACCAACAATGAGCTTGGTTTTGACTATCTTCGTGATAACATGGTCATCTATAAGGAACAGCTTGTGCAGCGCGGCATGAAGTATGCGATCATCGACGAGGTGGACTCCGTACTGATCGACGAGGCAAGGACGCCTCTGATCATTT of Roseburia hominis contains these proteins:
- the hisA gene encoding phosphoribosylformimino-5-aminoimidazole carboxamide ribotide isomerase, with the protein product MKFRPCIDIHNGKVKQIVGGSLKDQGDQADTNYESRQGAAYYAKLYRRDHLTGGHIILLNPASSPYYEETRAQALAALSAYPGGLQIGGGITAEKAGEYLAAGASHVIVTSYVFQNGNINWEHLKRLTDAVGREHVVLDLSCRRKPDGEYYIVTDRWQKFTDVRVSEEVMETLAEYCDEFLIHGVDVEGRSAGAPEELVRLLAAHRIRKITYAGGIGSMEDLKRFEECSGGRLDFTIGSALDIFGGTISYAALVQRESECEQDKKSL